The following proteins are encoded in a genomic region of Gouania willdenowi chromosome 6, fGouWil2.1, whole genome shotgun sequence:
- the LOC114465890 gene encoding homeodomain-interacting protein kinase 2-like: protein MAPQTITDCGNHNTIMEKICCPLQTHTQTELVYTHPLFFLSTAAAELQVLHSSTVDYSILECVGEGNFGKVVKCQNLSDNETVAVKIIKEGFEEDLEHEISMLKLISVLDADCTNLLKFYEHFVYMNYNCLVFEILDVDLYTVMENREWESLSLTEIRSIAEQLLVALDSLKDLGIIHTDIKPDNVMVVSGKIQPLKVKLIDFGLAITTSSMEPGLDIQPLGYRAPEVSIGLPFSEAIDVWGLGCLLTFLYIGENLLSVSCDYQMMKRVSELLGLPKDDQLQAGVHTRSFFCEDEGSPKWRLMTPEEYEAANNIVPEEQQRFVEFSSLDDLVNVHPGEESGEAEDRKAFVDLLKQLLCLDGDERISPCQAQVHHFFTTSHLNQQETSRHYQPSSQADNTTCPASGEESVLDQACKLHMISLL from the exons atggcacctcaaaccatcactgactgtggaaaccaCAATACAATTATGGAGAAAATATGTTGTCCactacagacacatacacagacTGAACTAGTCTATACTCACcctctgttctttctttctacTGCAGCAGCAGAACTTCAGGTTCTCCACAGCAGCACTGTGGATTACTCCATCCTGGAGTGTGTTGGTGAAGGCAACTTTGGGAAGGTGGTCAAGTGCCAGAACCTCAGCGACAATGAGACGGTGGCTGTAAAAATAATCAAGGAGGGCTTTGAAGAAGATCTTGAGCATGAG atttctaTGCTGAAGTTAATCAGTGTCCTTGATGCTGACTGCACAAATTTGCTCAAATTTTATGAGCATTTTGTGTACATGAACTACAACTGCCTGGTATTTGAGATTCTGGACGTCGACCTTTACACTGTAATGGAAAACCGAGAGTGGGAGTCCCTGAGTCTGACTGAAATCCGTTCTATTGCTGAGCAG CTACTGGTGGCTTTAGATTCCCTGAAAGACCTTGGAATCATTCACACTGACATAAAACCTGACAATGTCATGGTGGTCAGTGGGAAGATCCAGCCATTGAAAGTCAAACTAATCGACTTTGGTCTGGCTATTACAACTTCCAGCATGGAGCCTGGCCTTGACATTCAGCCTCTAGGATACAG GGCTCCTGAAGTCTCCATTGGCCTTCCCTTCAGCGAGGCCATTGATGTGTGGGGCCTGGGTTGTTTGCTCACATTCCTCTACATTGGAGAAAACCTCTTGTCTGTGTCCTGCGATTATCAGATGATGAAGCGTGTTTCAGAGCTTCTTGGTCTACCAAAGGACGACCAGCTCCAGGCCGGGGTTCACACCAGGAGCTTCTTTTGTGAGGATGAGGGAAGCCCAAAATGGCGATTGATG ACACCAGAGGAATATGAAGCTGCGAACAACATCGTACCTGAGGAGCAACAACGTTTCGTTGAGTTCTCTTCTTTGGATGATCTGGTTAAT GTTCATCCAGGAGAAGAAAGTGGTGAGGCTGAGGACAGAAAAGCCTTTGTGGACCTGCTGAAGCAGCTCCTGTGCTTGGATGGAGATGAAAGGATCTCTCCCTGTCAGGCTCAGGTTCACCACTTCTTCACCACATCCCACCTCAACCAGCAGGAGACCAGCAGACACTATCAACCCTCCTCACAGGCTGATAACACAACATGCCCTGCATCTGGTGAAGAGTCTGTTCTGGATCAAGCCTGT AAGCTTCACATGATCTCCCTCCTGTAA